A single genomic interval of Lathyrus oleraceus cultivar Zhongwan6 chromosome 7, CAAS_Psat_ZW6_1.0, whole genome shotgun sequence harbors:
- the LOC127102766 gene encoding uncharacterized protein LOC127102766: MSSKSAFTTDPNSSFSGNCTEDSKIEIPKNNSEMVLEDGISLDGEDASEYSFCDDMMPDGLYRFLCRLDGTDHGVKKQGCACVKVCEKRKVNDVVNRSYEDVFKKMIDRSESEVKNKDILKEEASEAIARFFYHNAIPPKLVESKEFIAMCDMISRLGVGFKPPSINDIKEKYLKKADKPIDKALEEHKAVWKIRGCTIMVDAWTDNKRTALNLFANSLKGKYFLKSIDASDMLESDTPFKLFKMMDDIVEEVGEENVVQIVTDNTPFYKAAGEMLMEKRTKLYWTPCVTHCIEMILEDYENKIPIYEKTVKKAKRITTFIYSRDSIVSLLHSFTKGIDLMKPSITRCTTSYLTLDSLYKNKGALKKMFKSMEWKSSQFAKTSVGKSVEDVVIDKEFWKNILICLKGADPLIEVLRLVNSIDTSATGFIYEAMEQAKVEIRRNLSIESFMPLWKIIDERWDKQLLNPLHAAGYFLNPQFHYCIGFRDDNIIRRGLHHCITRMAGSPEERAKIEIQLDDFDKRADLLGDPVAIMTAGYEIPSIWWADFGGGLPELQSIALRVLSLTCSSYGAESNQSAFKRRNLLRQEKEEGLDADDLEYDMISDLHGEYAHGDEDQIEAYWF; the protein is encoded by the exons ATGAGTTCAAAATCAGCTTTTACTACTGACCCTAATAGTTCATTCTCTGGAAATTGTACTGAAGATTCTAAGATAGAAATTCCCAAAAATAATTCTGAGATGGTTTTGGAGGATGGAATTTCACTTGATGGAGAAGATGCAAGCGAGTACAGTTTTTGTGATGACATGATGCCCGATGGACTCTACCGATTTCTTTGTCGCTTGGACGGAACAGATCATGGTGTTAAGAAGCAGGGTTGTGCTTGTGTCAAAGTTTGTGAGAAAAGAAAAGTCAATGATGTGGTTAATAGAAGTTATGAAGATGTTTTCAAGAAGATGATAGACAGGTCAGAGTCAGAGGTTAAAAATAAGGATATTTTGAAAGAGGAAGCTTCTGAAGCAATTGCTAGATTTTTCTACCATAATGCCATACCGCCTAAGCTGGTAGAGAGTAAGGAGTTTATTGCTATGTGTGATATGATTTCAAGACTCGGCGTTGGATTTAAGCCACCGTCTATCAATGACATCAAAGAGAAATATTTGAAGAAAGCAGATAAGCCGATAGATAAAGCGTTGGAAGAACACAAAGCCGTATGGAAGATAAGAGGTTGCACTATAATGGTTGATGCGTGGACCGACAATAAGAGAACTGCATTGAACTTGTTCGCCAACAGTCTAAAGGGAAAATACTTTTTGAAGTCTATCGATGCATCTGATATGTTGGAATCTGACACGCCTTTTAAACTCTTTAAGATGATGGATGACATTGTTGAAGAGGTTGGAGAAGAAAATGTTGTCCAAATTGTGACAGACAATACACCCTTCTACAAAGCTGCCGGTGAGATGTTGATGGAGAAGAGGACTAAGTTGTACTGGACACCTTGTGTAACACACTGCATTGAGATGATATTGGAAGACTACGAGAACAAGATACCGATATATGAAAAGACAGTTAAAAAGGCTAAAAGAATTACAACCTTTATTTATTCTAGGGATTCTATTGTTTCTCTATTGCATAGCTTCACAAAAGGAATAGATTTGATGAAACCGAGTATTACTCGTTGCACTACGTCTTACTTAACTTTAGACTCTCTATATAAGAACAAGGGAGCTTTGAAAAAAATGTTCAAATCCATGGAGTGGAAGTCAAGTCAATTTGCAAAAACAAGTGTCGGAAAATCGGTTGAAGATGTGGTTATTGACAAAGAGTTTTGGAAAAACATTTTGATTTGCTTAAAAGGTGCAGATCCTTTGATCGAAGTGCTTCGTTTGGTGAATTCAATTGACACATCAGCCACTGGTTTTATTTATGAGGCAATGGAGCAAGCTAAAGTGGAGATAAGAAGAAATCTTTCCATTGAAAG TTTTATGCCTCTATGGAAAATCATTGATGAAAGATGGGACAAACAACTTCTCAACCCTTTGCATGCGGCCGGCTATTTTCTGAACCCTCAATTTCACTATTGTATTGGATTTAGAGATGATAATATAATTAGGCGTGGTCTACATCATTGTATAACAAGAATGGCGGGCAGTCCGGAAGAAAGAGCTAAGATTGAAATTCAACTTGATGATTTCGATAAGCGGGCAGATCTTTTGGGTGATCCTGTTGCTATAATGACAGCAGGTTATGAGATTCCGTCAATATGGTGGGCTGATTTTGGAGGCGGACTGCCAGAACTCCAAAGTATTGCGCTTCGTGTATTGAGTTTGACATGCAGTTCTTATGGAGCTGAGAGTAATCAGAGTGCATTCAAGAGAAGAAATCTTTTGAGACAGGAGAAAGAAGAAGGTTTAGATGCGGACGACTTGGAATATGATATGATTTCTGATTTGCATGGCGAATATGCTCACGGAGATGAAGATCAAATAGAAGCTTATTGGTTTTAA